The Prevotella sp. E9-3 genome has a window encoding:
- a CDS encoding exo-alpha-sialidase → MIRTLISFLFLALGWQTSSAVETYSGSRIFWDTATRTTVFTGGGYARIIELQDGRLMAVCEGGGIKIAFSQNKGTTWSSATRIVDNPSGINEAVPDLIQLSDGTIIVAYNPRPKAPYSEERKFGIRCKRSTDNGKTWSDEIFVNDASYTFADGCWEPSMLELPSGELQLYFADEGPYTMNNDQQISLCRSFDGGLSWSAPQKICYRAGFRDGMPVPVLLKDQQEIVVIIEDNGWGYGDFFPTTVRTTLENNWNNYWVNANDVNREKTLNLNYCPLATGGAPYLRVLPWGETVMSHQSPYDHNGKIQMRVAVGNEQARDFKAVSVPFNIGENEEGLWNSLAVIDTGVVVAVSGIAGNIEMIKGYPVRQLLAPYGKPAVDGKISPNEGYKTRTATQILLGTQTGTRVAADMAYDLDSLYFVARVSDRTLVTTGANADCLTLLIDAGEKAESAPQQGCYKLMIRPDGTFFRMQMGKDSSWKTADKSLMPLRTAASNSSSYYMVEIAIPWSALGLDETPVNHRLAFALECADNRSGKVYTETIPDAKQMKPYTWMPLQLGALPEDVEDIHEVSIPSASPLLTDRTYTVGGRQTASPFSKIVINNGKKYFVK, encoded by the coding sequence ATGATTAGAACACTGATCAGTTTCTTATTCTTAGCGTTAGGCTGGCAGACAAGCAGTGCTGTTGAGACCTATAGCGGTTCGCGCATTTTCTGGGACACGGCCACCCGTACCACGGTGTTCACTGGTGGCGGCTATGCCCGTATCATAGAATTACAGGACGGCCGACTGATGGCTGTTTGCGAGGGTGGGGGCATCAAGATTGCCTTCAGTCAGAACAAGGGCACCACATGGAGCTCAGCCACAAGGATTGTCGACAATCCCAGCGGCATCAACGAGGCCGTGCCCGACCTGATTCAACTTTCGGACGGTACCATCATTGTGGCCTACAACCCTCGGCCCAAGGCTCCCTATTCAGAGGAACGGAAGTTTGGTATTCGCTGCAAACGCTCTACCGACAACGGTAAGACGTGGAGCGACGAGATATTTGTGAACGATGCCTCGTACACCTTTGCTGACGGATGTTGGGAGCCTTCGATGCTGGAACTGCCTTCGGGCGAACTGCAACTGTACTTTGCCGATGAAGGACCCTACACCATGAACAACGACCAGCAGATATCTCTCTGCCGTTCGTTCGATGGTGGACTGTCGTGGTCGGCACCACAGAAAATCTGTTACCGTGCAGGTTTCCGCGATGGCATGCCGGTGCCCGTATTGCTGAAGGACCAGCAGGAGATAGTGGTCATCATCGAGGATAACGGCTGGGGCTATGGCGATTTCTTCCCCACCACGGTGCGCACAACGCTGGAGAACAACTGGAACAACTACTGGGTAAATGCCAACGATGTCAATCGTGAAAAGACACTGAACCTGAACTACTGCCCACTAGCTACGGGTGGCGCTCCCTATCTGAGAGTGCTGCCTTGGGGCGAAACGGTGATGAGTCACCAGTCGCCCTACGACCACAATGGAAAGATACAGATGCGTGTGGCTGTGGGCAACGAGCAGGCACGCGACTTCAAAGCCGTGTCGGTGCCGTTCAATATAGGCGAAAACGAGGAAGGACTGTGGAACTCGCTGGCTGTGATAGATACGGGCGTGGTGGTGGCCGTGAGCGGCATAGCCGGTAATATTGAGATGATCAAGGGCTATCCCGTCAGACAGTTGCTGGCACCCTATGGAAAACCTGCTGTTGACGGAAAGATTTCGCCCAACGAGGGCTATAAGACGCGCACTGCCACACAGATTCTGCTGGGCACGCAGACGGGTACCCGTGTGGCAGCCGATATGGCTTACGACCTTGACTCGCTCTACTTCGTGGCACGGGTGAGCGACCGTACCTTGGTGACCACGGGGGCCAATGCCGACTGTCTGACACTGCTGATAGATGCCGGAGAGAAGGCAGAAAGCGCTCCACAACAGGGTTGTTACAAACTGATGATACGCCCCGACGGCACTTTCTTCCGCATGCAGATGGGGAAAGACAGCAGTTGGAAAACGGCCGACAAGTCGCTGATGCCCTTGCGCACAGCAGCATCGAACTCCTCTTCCTATTATATGGTAGAGATAGCCATACCCTGGAGTGCCCTGGGACTGGACGAAACACCAGTAAACCACCGGTTGGCTTTTGCTCTGGAATGTGCCGACAACCGTTCGGGAAAAGTATATACTGAGACCATTCCCGATGCCAAGCAAATGAAGCCTTATACCTGGATGCCCCTGCAACTGGGTGCGCTGCCCGAAGATGTAGAAGACATACATGAGGTGTCGATACCGTCGGCAAGTCCTTTGCTTACTGACAGGACCTACACTGTGGGCGGCCGTCAGACGGCAAGTCCTTTTTCAAAGATAGTAATTAATAATGGAAAAAAATATTTTGTAAAATGA
- a CDS encoding glycoside hydrolase family 43 protein codes for MKRFFLFGMLCLLAFSGVKAQDKSIVPLADPYILLDGDTYYAYGTHDANGIEVWTSTDLRGWRKQNELALSKENTTEQQWFWAPEVYFKNGQYYMYFSANEHLYVATATSPKGPFKQQGGPMMESLIGDEKCIDSSVFFDEDGTAYCFFVRFTDGNCIWMCQLADDMITPVEGTLRKCINVTQTWENLLGRVNEGPFILKHNNIYYLTYSGNDYRSQDYAVGYAMSRSLSTVGGATPVWQKYANNPIVRRVENLVGTGHHSFFTDKEGQLRIVFHAHDSETTVAPRRMYIASMEFVGNRLQMVEGSMIRPTTPGRAAGISDMGGAQTSDDLNATARYYDLAGRMTDTRMPLFSELLVANGKKYIFR; via the coding sequence ATGAAACGATTCTTCCTTTTTGGTATGTTATGCCTGCTGGCTTTCTCAGGTGTGAAGGCGCAGGACAAGAGTATAGTTCCCCTGGCCGACCCCTATATACTGCTGGATGGAGATACCTACTATGCCTACGGCACCCACGATGCCAATGGTATAGAGGTGTGGACATCGACCGATTTGCGCGGATGGCGCAAGCAGAATGAACTGGCACTAAGCAAAGAGAACACAACCGAACAGCAGTGGTTCTGGGCGCCGGAGGTTTATTTTAAGAATGGACAGTACTATATGTACTTCTCGGCCAACGAGCACCTGTATGTGGCTACGGCCACTTCGCCCAAAGGACCCTTCAAGCAGCAGGGCGGTCCGATGATGGAGTCGCTGATTGGCGATGAGAAATGTATAGACAGCTCGGTATTCTTCGACGAAGACGGTACGGCTTACTGCTTCTTTGTGCGCTTTACCGATGGTAATTGCATCTGGATGTGCCAGTTGGCCGACGACATGATAACCCCTGTAGAGGGAACGCTCAGAAAGTGTATCAATGTGACTCAGACGTGGGAAAACCTCTTGGGACGTGTCAACGAGGGACCCTTCATTCTGAAGCACAACAATATCTACTACCTCACCTATTCGGGCAATGACTATCGCAGTCAGGACTATGCCGTGGGCTATGCCATGAGCCGTTCGCTATCGACCGTTGGCGGGGCAACACCTGTTTGGCAGAAGTATGCCAACAACCCGATTGTACGTAGGGTAGAGAATCTTGTGGGCACCGGCCATCACTCGTTCTTCACCGACAAGGAAGGCCAGTTGCGCATTGTGTTCCATGCCCACGATTCAGAAACAACAGTGGCACCGCGCCGCATGTATATAGCCTCGATGGAGTTTGTGGGCAATCGCCTGCAAATGGTGGAAGGCTCAATGATTCGTCCCACCACACCCGGTCGGGCTGCAGGTATCAGCGATATGGGGGGCGCTCAGACCAGCGATGACCTCAATGCTACTGCCCGCTATTATGATTTGGCAGGGCGTATGACCGACACCCGTATGCCGCTGTTTTCCGAACTATTAGTTGCTAACGGTAAAAAGTATATTTTCAGGTGA